Proteins encoded together in one Pseudoalteromonas xiamenensis window:
- a CDS encoding 2,3,4,5-tetrahydropyridine-2,6-dicarboxylate N-succinyltransferase, with the protein MSWLDLLNDLEQGKVRAATQDANGQWHANVEVKQGILEAFRHGVNTEYPGGFVDKDNLAPRGFASEQGVRMVPGGSSVRRGAYVASGTIIMPPAYINIGAYVDSGTMVDSHALVGSCAQIGKNVHLSAAVQVGGVLEPVGASPVVVEDGAFIGAGCVLVEGVVVKKNAVLAPGVRLSASIPVYDCVNERMLDKGEAIPENAIVIPGSRPASSEWGQAQGLSMSCALIVKYRDEQSDASLLLEEVLR; encoded by the coding sequence ATGAGCTGGTTAGATTTATTAAACGATTTAGAACAAGGCAAAGTACGTGCAGCAACTCAAGATGCAAATGGTCAATGGCACGCAAACGTCGAAGTTAAACAAGGCATTCTTGAAGCATTTCGTCATGGCGTAAACACAGAATATCCGGGTGGTTTTGTTGATAAAGATAATTTAGCACCGCGTGGCTTCGCTAGTGAGCAAGGTGTACGTATGGTCCCCGGTGGAAGCAGTGTACGTCGTGGTGCATACGTCGCATCGGGCACCATCATCATGCCACCAGCCTACATCAACATCGGTGCCTATGTGGATTCTGGCACCATGGTTGATAGTCATGCCTTGGTGGGGTCATGTGCGCAAATTGGTAAGAATGTTCATCTTAGCGCTGCGGTGCAAGTCGGTGGTGTCTTGGAGCCTGTGGGGGCAAGCCCAGTGGTGGTGGAAGATGGCGCTTTCATCGGTGCAGGCTGTGTATTAGTCGAAGGTGTGGTCGTGAAGAAAAATGCAGTACTCGCGCCTGGCGTACGTTTATCAGCCTCCATTCCCGTTTACGACTGTGTAAATGAACGCATGTTAGATAAAGGCGAAGCGATCCCTGAAAACGCGATAGTGATCCCTGGCTCGCGTCCCGCATCAAGCGAGTGGGGCCAAGCCCAAGGGCTTAGCATGTCCTGCGCACTTATTGTTAAATACCGCGACGAACAATCTGATGCGTCGTTGTTACTTGAAGAGGTGCTGCGTTAA